A DNA window from Purpureocillium takamizusanense chromosome 9, complete sequence contains the following coding sequences:
- the YLH47 gene encoding LETM1 domain-containing protein ylh47 (COG:S~TransMembrane:1 (i188-208o)~EggNog:ENOG503NUF6) — protein MSASSAVARRAAARSPLLARNLRHVAPAVIARHVGRQSQIPALALLIPMRHVSTEQHRADAHNGPPPPGFNVEQAKKALPKDDTPAAERKPETSADMTKAEAAMAELAAKKGDAAEKQEAAKADKEDKKLTLWQKVKKEARHYWDGTKLLGAEIKISWRLALKMAAGYDLTRREHKQLQRTVQDLGRLVPFSVFIIVPLGEALLPLALKLFPNMLPSTYEGQKSKDAKASLLRSTRKEVSTFLRQTLKETGLPLSPATAQKEEFANFFRKVRSTGEAPTAEDVIKVCKIFRDDLTLDNLSRPQLVSMCKYMNLNTFGTDMMLRYQVRHRMRQIKRDDKAISFEGVDSLTVSELQLACAARGIRTHSVSPARMRTDLQSWLDLRLREGVPSTLLVLSNAYMYGQGSGEGSSQIDALTGVLSSIPEELFHEIELEVHNAEGAATNKQRLEVLREQQELIEEENEQNEESQSTGMATPRDVDDIDEKEERQMTAEAAGLEKSVAGEMVEAEREQAQAAAEEPKRPEEQEKKP, from the exons ATGAGCGCATCCTCCGCAGTCGCCAGGAGAGCGGCCGCTCGGAGCCCCCTATTAG CCAGGAACCTCCGGCACGTCGCGCCGGCCGTCATCGCGCGCCATGTCGGCAGACAGTCGCAGATACccgcgctggcgctcctGATACCGATGAGGCACGTCAGCACCGAGCAGCACCGGGCGGACGCGCACaacgggccgccgccgcccgggttcaacgtcgagcaggccaagaaggcgctGCCCAAGGACGACACTCCAGCGGCCGAGAGGAAGCCCGAGACGAGCGCCGACATGACcaaggcggaggcggccatggcggagctggcggccaagaagggggacgcggcggagaagcaggaagcggccaaggcggacaAGGAGGACAAGAAGCTGACGCTGTGGCAAAAGGTGAAGAAGGAGGCGCGGCACTACTGGGACGGCACCAAGCTGCTCGGGGCCGAGATCAAGATCagctggcggctggcgctcaagatggcggcgggctaCGACCTGACGCGGCGCGAGCacaagcagctgcagcggACGGTGCAGGACctggggcggctggtgcCGTTTtccgtcttcatcatcgtgccgctgggcgaggcgctgctgccgctggcgctgaAGCTGTTCCCCAACATGCTGCCGAGCACGTACGAGGGCCAAAAGTCAAAGGACGCAAAGGCGAGCCTGCTGCGGTCGACGCGCAAGGAGGTCAGCACGTTCCTGCGGCAGACGCTCAAGGAGACGGGCCTGCCGCTgagcccggcgacggcgcagaagGAGGAGTTTGCCAACTTCTTCCGCAAGGTGcgctcgacgggcgaggcgccgacggccgaggacgtcatCAAGGTGTGCAAGATCTTCCGCGACGACCTGACGCTCGACAACCTGTCGCGGCCGCAGCTCGTGTCCATGTGCAAGTACATGAACCTCAACACGTTTGGGACCGACATGATGCTGCGGTACCAGGTGCGGCACCGGATGCGCCAGATCAagcgcgacgacaaggccatcagcttcgagggcgtcgacagcCTGACCGTGtcggagctgcagctggcgtgcgcggcgcgcggcatcCGCACGCACAGcgtgtcgccggcgcggatgcGGACGGACCTGCAGAGCTGGCTGGacctgcggctgcgcgagggcgtgccgtcgacgctgctggtgctcaGCAACGCCTACATGTACGGCCAGGGCTCGGGCGAGGGCTCGAGCCAGATCGACGCGCTGACGGGCGTGCTGTCGTCGATCCCCGAGGAGCTGTTCCACGAGATTGAGCTCGAGGTGCAcaacgccgagggcgccgccaccaacaagcagcgcctcgaggtgctgcgcgagcagcaggagctcatcgaggaggagaacgAGCAGAACGAGGAGAGCCAGAGCACGggcatggcgacgccgcgcgacgtcgacgacatcgacgagaaggaggagcgccagatgacggccgaggccgcgggcCTGGAGAAGTCGGTCGCCGGCGAgatggtcgaggccgagcgggagcaggcccaggcggccgccgaggagcccaagcggcccgaggagcaggagaagaagccctgA
- a CDS encoding uncharacterized protein (EggNog:ENOG503Q6WQ), which produces MAESDQDAETRERKRDKFNDFLQKNLNKGELALKHAIGLGHQPNVVPVTEPLLDGPPRPVEVGWHPVGGLAGKWFADETGLGKMITDKINKYPDPTQHWAVLVGEFAHQLWMDESFHVIYTNEKIKREEWRTFSVGETRFNDDAVRQAGESVIQSIREERPAYNLISNNCQTYALQLLDAIKAGGDTQFGTTLAVYERIKGPGKVMDLFNKPAEGAEALPPSQDTVSLAQQVMDENTTQLDPQEQRDKPDDEDSERSGEGGEKKKRGLFSRIMRR; this is translated from the exons atggccgagtcCGATCAGGATGCCGAGACCCGCGAGAGGAAGCGGGACAAGTTCAACGACTTTCT CCAGAAGAACCTCAACAAGGGCGAGCTCGCCCTCAAGCACGCCATCGGGCTCGGCCACCAGCCCAACGTCGTGCCCGTGACGGagccgctgctcgacggcccgccgcggcccgtcgaggtcggctgGCACCCCGtgggcggcctcgcgggcaagtggttcgccgacgagacgggcctCGGCAAGATGATCACCGACAAGATCAACAAGTACCCGGACCCGACGCAGCACTgggccgtcctcgtcggcgagttTGCCCACCAGCTGTGGATG GACGAGAGCTTCCACGTCATTTACACCAACGAGAAGATCAAGCGCGAAGAGTGGCGGACGTTTAGCGTTGGCGAGACGCGCTTcaacgacgatgccgtccgGCAGGCCG GAGAGTCGGTGATCCAGTCCATCCGGGAGGAGAGGCCCGCGTACAACCTCATCAGCAACAACTGCCAGACCtacgcgctgcagctgctcgacgccatcaaggccggcggcgacacgcAGTTCGGCACCACGCTCGCCGTCTACGAGCGGATCAAGGGGCCCGGCAAGGTCATGGACCTGTTCAACaagccggccgagggcgccgaggcgctgccgcccagccagGACACGGTCTCGCTGGCGCAGCAGGTCATGGACGAGAACACGACGCAGCTGGATCCGCAGGAGCAGAGGGACAAgccggacgacgaggacagcgaGAGgagcggggaggggggggagaagaagaagcgcgggCTCTTCTCGCGCATCATGAGACGTTGA
- a CDS encoding uncharacterized protein (EggNog:ENOG503P7YV~TransMembrane:1 (n3-13c21/22o239-264i)~SECRETED:SignalP(1-21~SECRETED:cutsite=AMA-DS~SECRETED:prob=0.5837)): MRCSLSPLLSLLLRGPVAAMADSIDKPTGAGTGAKTYEKVIVVVDQLRLESTFSPSLSNESSSLHQPRDAHLLGTRQQCLVGYGYCASFGRCCPSSGKCCSYGYCLPSGSACCPSGPCDAGKTCCGRSHCAPLGGECCRDESYCEAGNHCYIVAALGQKPVCCTDSACTAHVLNGVTTYASTRTTTQTFTSSSQDQDSTTPAPDPTITSPLLSSQSVVATTSSSSPPPPDSANGNSTPVGAIVGGVVGGVGAVALAALAVFLFLRRKPQSPSTNDAYAPPPTAYVPSVVYQNPPPNQPPYGQQPTMPGASGQASSHYPPAGKGPAYYATPPPPPPPPLVSPHHSYPSDPRGGVPTSPGAVSSMSGSGGHMSPPPGYHQAPRPVVYEAPVQTSENHRGQMHELS, translated from the exons ATGCGCTGCTCCCTGTCCCCGTTGTTGAGTCTCCTCCTCCGAGGTCCCGTAGCAGCGATGGCGGACTCCATCGACAAGCCCACCGGTGCCGGCACTGGCGCAAAGACGTACGAAAaagtcatcgtcgtcgtcgaccagctTCGCCTCGAGTCCACGTTCAGCCCCAGCCTGTCCAACGAGTCGAGCAGCCTGCACCAACCGCGAGACGCGCACCTGCTGGGCACCCGGCAGCAATGCCTGGTCGGATACGGATACTGCGCCA GCTTCGGGCGCTGCTGTCCCTCGAGCGGCAAATGCTGCTCCTACGGCTACTGCCTCCCGAGCGGCTCGGCGTGCTGCCCCAGCGGCCCCTGTGACGCCGGCAAGACGTGCTGCGGCCGGTCCCATTGCGcgcccctcggcggcgaatgCTGCCGGGACGAGAGCTACTGCGAGGCCGGGAACCATTGCtacatcgtcgccgccctcggccagaAGCCCGTCTGCTGTACCGACTCGGCGTGCACCGCGCATGTCCTCAACGGCGTCACGACGTACGCCTCGacccggacgacgacgcagacgtTCACCTCGAGCAGCCAAGACCAAGACTCGACGACCCCTGCCCCGGATCCGACCATCACCTCGCCTCTCCTGTCTTCGCAGTCGGTCGTGGCGACgacatcttcctcgtcgccgccgccgcccgactcggcCAACGGCAACAGCACGCCGGttggcgccatcgtcggcggcgtcgtcggtggcgtcggAGCCGTTGCCCTTGCGGCCCTTGCGGTATTCCTCTTCCTGCGCAGAAAGCCCCAGAGCCCAAGCACGAATGACGCGTACGCACCGCCACCCACGGCCTACGTCCCATCTGTCGTATATCAGAACCCTCCGCCAAACCAGCCCCCGTACGGTCAGCAGCCCACCATGCCGGGGGCGAGCGGCCAGGCATCATCACACTATCCGCCCGCAGGCAAGGGGCCCGCGTACtacgcgacgccgccgccgccgccgccgccgccgctggtcaGCCCCCATCACTCGTACCCGTCCGATCCACGCGGCGGTgtgccgacgagcccgggcgccgtctcgtccatgAGCGGCTCGGGGGGCCAcatgtcgccgcctccgggaTACCACCAGGCCCCGCGGCCCGTGGTCTACGAGGCGCCCGTGCAGACCTCTGAGAACCATCGCGGGCAAATGCACGAGCTGTCGTGA
- a CDS encoding uncharacterized protein (COG:S~SECRETED:SignalP(1-21~SECRETED:cutsite=ALA-ES~SECRETED:prob=0.8523)~EggNog:ENOG503P26J) — translation MRLPVIGGALVGLAASSPALAESCVTQACRQNALAFAYQYGYPLYALGEFLQPLDGHVRTNRFHHQAELAEPGAIAVVRPNVDTVYSIVLVDLSASDLVLAVPEFDGRYWSQAFLDLYGNDIANIGNLGKDGPGDYLVRYAPNNAGLQRQGAEGPFKAFVNVPTPYALSITRILVKSDGGDLDKVHGFQKRLLVSERPRYDTSTIPPFNLSLFWDPAHRPGPETSLEVAILRLTAALSAHNAPYIPQDRAWVARLLEDAGIAAGRFTQPPGTNLTRATAAANDSVAALRAMPGFVHDMGNNWTLSQPVGLYGSYYQARYFIAARGYLALTQDQVLYPVSPTLELGANQSYIVRFSRRPKTVEGGFWSLTVYGPDQFLVPNRLRRYALGDRSNLTFPDGRSLSEGPDGPFDILLQSSETEPPSNWTSKYVSWQRAGLDAPANFKAVGSPWTRAAAGFQSTYASMEPPTNLSTARIHIQSSFLEGPFASEGGGWARAPRQVNSECQHSSVVSSGQNT, via the exons ATGAGACTCCCGGTCATCGGgggcgccctcgtcgggctGGCGGCCTCCAGTCCGGCGTTGGCAGAGTCTTGCGTTACACAAGCATGCCGGCAAAACGCCCTGGCGTTTGCGTACCAG TACGGATACCCGCTGTACGCGCTGGGCGAGTTCCTGCAGCCCCTCGACGGACATGTCAGGACAAACCGCTTCCATCACcaggcggagctggccgagccGGGCGCGATCGCGGTGGTCCGGCCAAACGTCGACACGGTCTACTCGATAGTCTTGGTCGACTTGTCCGCGTCTGAcctcgtgctcgccgtcccCGAGTTTGACGGCCGATACTGGTCGCAAGCGTTCCTGGACCT ATACGGCAATGACATCGCCAACATTGGGAACCTCGGCAAAGACGGGCCCGGCGACTACTTGGTGCGATACGCCCCCAACAACgccgggctgcagcgccAAGGGGCCGAGGGGCCGTTCAAGGCGTTCGTCAACGTGCCCACGCCCTATGCCCTTTCCATCACGAGGATCCTGGTCAAGAGCGACGGGGGAGACTTGGACAAGGTGCACGGGTTTCAGAAGCGGCTTCTGGTCTCTGAACGACCGCGTTACGACACCTCGACCATCCCGCCGTTCAACCTGAGCCTGTTCTGGGATCCAGCCCATCGCCCCGGCCCAGAGACCTCCCTCGAGGTCGCCATCCTGAGACTGACCGCGGCGCTGTCCGCGCACAACGCACCCTACATTCCGCAGGACCGGGCCTGGGTCGCCCGTCTTTTGGAGGACGcaggcatcgccgccgggcggTTCACACAGCCGCCGGGGACCAACTTGACGAGggccaccgcggcggccaacgACTCGGtggccgccctgcgcgccatgCCGGGCTTCGTCCACGACATGGGAAACAACTGGACCCTGAGCCAGCCGGTGGGCCTGTACGGCTCCTACTACCAGGCACGATACTTTATCGCTGCCCGCGGGTATCTCGCCCTCACCCAGGACCAGGTGCTGTACCCGGTATCGCCCACGCTGGAGCTCGGGGCCAACCAGTCGTACATTGTCCGGTTCTCCCGCCGGCCCAAGACCGTCGAGGGTGGGTTCTGGAGCCTGACCGTGTACGGGCCCGATCAGTTCCTGGTGCCGAACCGGCTCCGGCGCTACGCCTTGGGGGACCGGAGCAACCTCACCTTCCCGGACGGGCGTTCGCTGTCCGAGGGCCCGGACGGCCCGTTCGACATTTTGCTTCAGTCGAGCGAGACCGAACCGCCGTCAAACTGGACGAGCAAGTACGTTAGCTGGCAGAGAGCAGGCCTGGACGCGCCGGCTAACTTCAAGGCAGTTGGCTCCCCGTggacgcgcgcggcggccggttTTCAATCAACT TACGCTTCTATGGAGCCACCGACGAACTTGTCGACGGCTCGTATACATATCCAAAGTTCATTCTTGGAGGGTCCATTCGCAAGTGAGGGCGGGGGTTGGGCTCGGGCTCCCCGACAAGTGAACAGTGAATGCCAACATTCGTCCGTCGTCTCGTCAGGCCAAAATACGTGA